A window of the Pungitius pungitius chromosome 3, fPunPun2.1, whole genome shotgun sequence genome harbors these coding sequences:
- the si:ch211-137a8.4 gene encoding uncharacterized transmembrane protein DDB_G0289901, with the protein MAATEASAAPVVQEDGKTPESKQQAAEAEQQAEDASAKSEIVNTEVVDKDATAVTSEVADNNETVNNDTAAVTGVEDAEAAAGGEEASPPSLENASSTEPKTSFLDSFLNKSGLGKVMGGRKKKDQSTAAGGGGGGEENATEAGEKEGEKGGEEGAAAEVGAEGGAEGDAAIEKAPENGEKEEEKKAEKAKASEGKSTVRDLIRKPVARIFSHRSTEKKDGAEPQKQVKVRSKSLDRLEDPEALNATADSAAEEGAAAGGAEGGAEGGAEGGAEAEQKASSSSAATKHMKRWHSFKKLMAQKAHKKSGGGGGVEDLKEDAAEGGEGGGDSSTLDSKESGQKRWKLKRSWTFQGLKRDTSMVGISGKAKGSDKDSADNAKPEDAAEGEEAGEEANAEGGAEEVKTEGGEEKAEGGEEEKATAAGGVTVTQHANEIWTSFKKRVIPKSKRANTECAPTGEEEATAAAATGEDGTAEEGNKSAKAKRSHIGRAVSLKNFILRKGKSTSVDMGEGAKEDEEGEAAEGAEGDEAAEKGAADGEADPAAKETNDNDAGEEKTPAAESEGEAPKEVEKLPAEAPVTNGENGCENGTGEESAEHNHQEDEKKTAGSPVKKSKEAGAAKEETNAKIINATAVNSDQKAGNV; encoded by the exons ATGGCGGCGACAGAGGCCAGCGCGGCGCCGGTGGTCCAGGAAGACGGGAAAACCCCAGAGAGCAAGCAGCAGGCAGCCGAGGCCGAGCAACAGGCTGAAGATGCCAGCGCAAAGTCAGAGATTGTCAACACTGAAGTCGTCGATAAAGATGCCACCGCTGTGACCAGCGAAGTTGCTGATAACAACGAGACAGTGAATAACGACACAGCGGCGGTGACAGGAGTCGAGGATGCTGAGGCAGCAGCCGGCGGGGAGGAAGCTTCTCCTCCGAGCTTGGAAAACGCCTCCTCTACTGAGCCCAAGACCTCGTTCTTGGACTCCTTCCTCAACAAGAGCGGCCTGGGAAAGGTgatgggaggaaggaagaagaaagaccaaagcacagctgctggaggaggaggaggaggagaggagaatgcAACCGAAgcaggggagaaagagggggagaaaggaggtgaggagggtgcagcagctgaggtcggagcagagggaggggcagAAGGAGATGCAGCGATAGAGAAAGCTCCAGaaaatggagagaaggaggaagagaagaaagcaGAGAAGGCCAAAGCGTCAGAGGGCAAGTCCACAGTTCGAGACTTAATCCGGAAGCCGGTGGCGAGGATCTTCTCCCATCGCAGCACTGAGAAGAAGGACGGCGCAGAACCCCAGAAACAAGTCAAGGTCCGATCCAAGTCCCTGGACCGCCTGGAAGATCCTGAGGCACTCAACGCCACTGCAGACTCCGCCGCTGAGGAGGGAGCAGCAGCGGGAGGCGCGGAGGGAGGCGCAGAAGGAGGCGCAGAAGGAGGCGCAGAGGCAGAGCAGAAAGCATCGTCCTCCTCGGCAGCCACCAAGCACATGAAACGCTGGCACTCCTTCAAGAAGCTCATGGCTCAGAAGGCTCACAAgaagagcggaggaggaggaggcgtagAGGATCTTAAGGAGGatgcagctgaaggaggagagggaggcggagACTCCTCCACGCTGGACTCCAAGGAGTCGGGACAAAAGAGGTGGAAGCTGAAACGCTCCTGGACTTTCCAGGGCCTGAAGAGGGACACGTCCATGGTCGGCATCAGCGGTAAGGCTAAGGGTTCCGACAAAGACTCTGCCGACAACGCCAAGCCAGAAGATGCGGcggaaggagaagaagcaggagaggaggctaacgcagagggaggagcagaggaagttaagacggagggaggggaggaaaaggcagagggaggagaggaggaaaaggcaacagcagcaggaggtgtgACGGTGACGCAACATGCCAACGAGATCTGGACCTCCTTCAAGAAGCGCGTCATCCCCAAGTCCAAACGGGCCAACACCGAGTGTGCTCCcactggggaggaggaggcgactgCAGCTGCTGCCACAG GTGAGGATGGAACAGCAGAAGAAGGCAACAAGTCAGCCAAAGCCAAGCGCTCCCACATTGGCCGTGCAGTTTCCCTGAAGAACTTCATCCTGCGAAAGGGAAAGTCCACAAGTGTGGACATGGGTGAGGGCGccaaggaggacgaggagggggaggccgcggagggagcagagggagacgAGGCGGCGGAGAAAGGAGCTGCTGATGGGGAAGCCGACCCAGCGGCCAAGGAGACCAATGACAACGATGCAGGGGAGGAGAAGACGCCGGCAGCCGAGAGCGAAGGGGAAGCGCCAAAGGAGGTGGAGAAGCTGCCAGCTGAAGCCCCAGTGACCAACGGCGAGAACGGCTGCGAGAACGGCACAGGGGAAGAAAGCGCCGAACACAATCACCAGGAGGACGAGAAGAAGACGGCGGGCAGCCCTGTGAAGAAGAGCAAAGAGGCAGGAGCAGCGAAAGAGGAGACCAACGCCAAGATCATCAATGCCACAGCCGTGAACAGCG